A genomic window from Pseudomonadota bacterium includes:
- a CDS encoding YdcF family protein, producing the protein MFILERIISRFFFPMPMVIILLAAGLLLLWFAAPKRQWIGRMLMTVGVILLLLFSTGFLADLLLKPFETKIDPLFFQLPNHQEPVGRYPVQYVVVLGGGHDSDPDLPVTSHLSGSSLVRLVEGIRLHRYFKSSKLVLSGGSLYEKMSEAESMATVAMDLGVKEEAIIIEKRSRQTSDQVRFIEEIVGNRLFVLVTSASHMPRAMAMFRNQGLDPFPAPTDHQVRKSKPGNPDTYFPSAGNLGKSERAIYELLATFGARLHGQTAKPDTKKPPRNS; encoded by the coding sequence ATGTTCATACTCGAAAGAATCATTTCCCGATTTTTCTTCCCAATGCCGATGGTGATCATTCTGCTGGCCGCTGGGCTTCTTCTGCTCTGGTTCGCCGCGCCTAAGAGACAATGGATCGGCCGGATGCTGATGACCGTCGGCGTTATTCTCCTTCTCCTGTTCAGCACCGGCTTCCTTGCCGATCTGTTGCTCAAACCGTTTGAAACAAAAATCGATCCTCTTTTTTTTCAGCTGCCGAATCATCAAGAACCAGTCGGCCGGTACCCGGTACAATACGTGGTGGTCCTTGGCGGAGGCCATGACTCGGACCCGGATCTTCCGGTCACCAGCCATCTTTCCGGCTCGTCCCTGGTCCGGCTGGTGGAGGGCATCCGATTGCACCGTTATTTCAAGAGCAGCAAGCTGGTTCTTTCCGGGGGAAGTCTCTACGAAAAAATGAGCGAGGCCGAATCGATGGCCACAGTCGCCATGGATCTGGGAGTAAAAGAAGAGGCAATCATCATTGAAAAAAGATCCCGGCAAACCAGTGATCAGGTCCGGTTCATAGAGGAGATCGTGGGCAACCGCCTTTTTGTGCTGGTAACCTCCGCCTCCCATATGCCCCGGGCGATGGCCATGTTCAGAAATCAGGGCCTGGACCCCTTCCCGGCCCCCACCGACCACCAGGTCAGAAAATCGAAACCCGGAAACCCGGACACCTATTTCCCCTCGGCGGGAAACCTGGGAAAATCCGAACGCGCCATCTATGAACTGCTCGCCACCTTCGGGGCCAGGCTACACGGCCAGACAGCCAAACCTGATACGAAAAAACCGCCCCGCAATTCTTGA